In the genome of Triticum urartu cultivar G1812 chromosome 5, Tu2.1, whole genome shotgun sequence, one region contains:
- the LOC125555909 gene encoding protein HEAT STRESS TOLERANT DWD 1-like produces the protein MARTIKKARSKRTKGSRKGEASSSSSTNTAVASGPAQVWQPGVDALEEGEELQFDPEAYNYLRGFSIGWPCLSFDVLRDQLGLVRSEFPHTLYGIAGTQSEKASWNYAGIFKLSNIKRKKREPIPSSALDGDDDMDSDSSSDEDDEEINEDAEPILHLQKVAHEGSINRIRSMNQKPEICATWGDTGHVQVWDFSSFIASLEDPGTVTHKDNGIIHNHVPLKVFSGHKDEGYAIDWSPNVTGRLVSGDCNKCIHLWEPTSSDWSVDAKPFVGHSASVEDLQWNPTEENMFASCSVDGTIAIWDIRIGRNPCYAPVKVHNSDVNVISWNSLAGSLIASGCDDGSISVHDIRAIEPGKSLVAHFAYHKHPITSVEWSPYEASTLAVSSADNQLTIWDLSLERDAEEEAEFKAKMKEQANAPRDLPPQLLFVHQGQKDLKELHWHPQIPGMIISTAADGFNVLMPSNIDATIPSAGASIPMRM, from the exons ATGGCTCGCACCATCAAAAAGGCCAGGTCGAAGAGGACCAAG GGATCCAGGAAAGGCgaggcctcgtcgtcgtcttctacCAACACAGCGGTGGCTTCTGGCCCGGCTCAG GTGTGGCAACCAGGTGTTGATGCGCTGGAAGAGGGGGAGGAGCTCCAGTTTGACCCGGAGGCTTACAATTATCTCAGAGGATTTAGCATTGGGTGGCCTTGCCTGAG CTTTGATGTTCTGCGCGATCAACTCGGGCTTGTGCGGTCGGAGTTCCCACATACGTTATACGGCATTGCTGGAACTCAG TCCGAGAAGGCTTCATGGAATTATGCTGGTATTTTTAAGCTTTCCAACATAAAGCGCAAGAAACGGGAACCAATACCATCTTCAGCTcttgatggtgatgatgatatGGATAGTGACAGCAGCAgcgacgaagatgatgaagaaatCAATGAAGATGCAGAGCCCATTTTGCAT TTACAAAAGGTGGCTCACGAGGGGTCGATAAACCGAATACGCTCAATGAATCAAAAGCCGGAAATATGTGCTACATGGGGAGACACAGGTCATGTTCAG GTGTGGGACTTCAGCTCCTTCATTGCTTCATTAGAAGACCCAGGAACAGTTACACATAAAGATAACGGCATTATCCACAATCATGTACCTCTAAAAGTATTTAGCGGCCACAAAGATGAAGGCTATGCTATTGATTGGAGTCCAAATGTTACTGGAAGACTAGTTTCTG GCGATTGCAATAAGTGCATTCACCTTTGGGAGCCGACTTCAAGCGATTGGAGTGTAGACGCCAAGCCATTTGTTGGACACTCTGCAAGCGTTGAAGATCTGCAG TGGAATCCCACAGAAGAAAATATGTTTGCCTCTTGTTCCGTGGATGGGACGATAGCTATATGGGATATACGTATAGGGAGGAACCCTTGTTATGCTCCTGTTAAGGTTCACAATTCTGACGTGAATGTGATCTCATGGAATTC GCTTGCAGGTTCTCTTATAGCATCAGGTTGTGATGATGGCAGTATCTCAGTCCATGATATTAGAGCAATCGAG CCTGGTAAGTCCTTGGTAGCACATTTTGCGTACCACAAGCACCCGATTACGTCTGTGGAATGGAGTCCATATGAAGCATCAACTTTGGCCGTATCATCTGCCGACAATCAACTGAC GATTTGGGATCTTTCGTTGGAAAGGGACGCAGAAGAGGAGGCCGAATTCAAAGCCAAGATGAAAGAACAAGCAAATGCACCCCGAGATTTGCCCCCACAACTTCTCTTTGTTCATCAG GGCCAGAAAGATTTGAAGGAATTGCACTGGCATCCACAGATACCTGGGATGATCATATCCACAGCAGCCGATGGCTTCAACGTGTTGATGCCTAGCAACATTGACGCAACCATTCCATCGGCCGGGGCATCGATTCCTATGCGTATGTGA